The following are from one region of the Arachis duranensis cultivar V14167 chromosome 10, aradu.V14167.gnm2.J7QH, whole genome shotgun sequence genome:
- the LOC107469036 gene encoding glycine-rich RNA-binding protein 1-like: MQQGPEHVPNMNQVLISRTDVVLGRDISPTWRERGYSSDEDEGGDGRDDGGDDGDEGGDGGGHDGGDGGGGGGGYDRSDDGDGGGRGGGYGGYGGGDDGGQGGSSRGSEDGGHGGGGEGQGGKGEAGEQGDVYGCNDVYGGGETGGGVVRRGFGDYFFGVPSSNGDARESEVH, from the exons ATGCAACAAGGTCCAGAACATGTTCCTAATATGAACCAGGTGCTGATATCCCGGACAGACGTCGTGTTGGGCAGAGACATC AGTCCGACgtggagagagagaggttaTAGTAGCGATGAAGACGAGGGTGGTGATGGTCGAGATGATGGGGGTGACGACGGTGATGAGGGAGGTGATGGTGGAGGACACGATGGTGGTGacggaggtggtggtggtggtggataTGATAGATCCGACGATGGTGACGGAGGTGGTCGTGGAGGTGGTTACGGGGGCTATGGTGGTGGAGATGATGGTGGTCAGGGTGGGAGTAGCCGAGGTAGTGAGGATGGTGGTCATGGTGGAGGAGGTGAAGGCCAGGGTGGTAAAGGTGAGGCAGGTGAGCAGGGAGATGTATATGGTTGCAATGATGTATATGGTGGAGGTGAGACAGGTGGCGGTGTAGTCAGACGAGGGTTTGGTGATTATTTCTTTGGGGTTCCTAGCAGTAATGGTGATGCACGAGAGTCAGAAGTGCATTAG